GGCGCTCCTGGCCTCCGGGGCGCAGAGCCCGCGGTGCGCGGAGAGGAAACCCGCCGCTGCCGGGCCGAGCCCTCGGGGGGCCTCGCCGTGCCCTCCACCCGAGAGCTCCGCTGGGCCCCAGCTGCCGGGCCTGTGCGCCCCCCGCAGTCGCCTGATCCCCGCCCCGCGCGGCGCGGTGCTGGTGCAGCGGGAGAAGGACCTGTCCGCCTACAACTGGAACTCCTTCGGCCTACGTTACGGAAAGCGGCAGGCTGCGCCGCCCGGCAGCCGCGGCCAAGGCGCCGGGCGGGGCTGAGCGCGGAGGTGCGGCCTTAGACCTTCCAAatcggggctgggggcggggcagtgggaggggcctgCAGCTTTTTTCCTGAAGCAATAAAGGAAATGCTGCCGTCTCACCTGCTTGTGATCCGTGGCTAATTTTTGCAAGCGGCGCGGATGAGATTGTTCCCCTTCTCTCTCAGTTGGATCTTCAGCTGGTTTTAAGAAGGCTTTAGTGTTATCAAGGTCAATGATTTTAAAACTAGAGGTAAAGGAccaagttgtttttttcccccaattcgGGGCCGATCGGTagttttaaacacacacacacacacacacacacacacacacacaaacacacacacactgactaTAAGacttttaaacacacacacacacacactgaatctctataagacttttaaaaataactaaaaagaagCTCAAATTGGATGCTGCTTGGGTGGTGTTACTGCAATATCAAATAGCTCTAAAAATTTCTGAAGATGTTCTCTTAATTCCTAGACCTATGTCACTGCAGATGGGTAACCAACATTTTTCAGAGGGCCATGAGCCGACacccacactttgagtagcactgaTCTAGGCCAGGGGAAGGCAGATGGCTCAAGTACCTTCCCCTTTCCCAGGGAAGTTTTTAGCCAGTCGGACAGCCTGATCTGGAAGATGATACCAACCACTGCCCCATCCACTGAGGTTTAAATAACACCTTAGCTCCACAGTCAGACCTCCACTGGGGTGCTTGGCCACAACCACACTGAAGCCCCACTCCATGCGCAAGGAGTGTCAGCAGTGCACTGGGCCATCCATCTGCCAatcaccccctccccgcccacccccccaccccggaaACCCTGGATGGGTCCAGTGCTTTATGTTCATCACTTCTCTACATCATTTGAACCACCCAGGGGGCTGAGCATGTGTTAACCCCATTTTCACAAGAGAGAACCCTGAGcttcagaaagataaatatctcGCTCAAGGCACACAGCCAATGGTGGCAAGCCATTTCAGGCTCCTGGCTTCCCCATTGCACTGTCACACCTCTCTGACGTGGCAGGGTTTCCATCTGAGTCAGCTGTGGTGAACATCAGGAATGGTCAACCT
The genomic region above belongs to Phocoena sinus isolate mPhoSin1 chromosome 1, mPhoSin1.pri, whole genome shotgun sequence and contains:
- the KISS1 gene encoding metastasis-suppressor KiSS-1 is translated as MNSLVSWQLMIFLCAISFRETLEKAPPMENPRATGPRLRPPALLASGAQSPRCAERKPAAAGPSPRGASPCPPPESSAGPQLPGLCAPRSRLIPAPRGAVLVQREKDLSAYNWNSFGLRYGKRQAAPPGSRGQGAGRG